The Dehalobacter sp. genome includes the window CCAGATATATTTTAATTGAAAGTTGTCATTATCGCTGGGATACCTTTTCGTGTGCCAGGTATCATACGCACATCCTACCGGCCCATGTATCATTTGAATACAATCTTTAATTACTCCACCAATGACGAGTTTTGCTCCACAATAGCTGCAACCTCTTTCTGATAATGATCCTGGTATTGTTTCTATATTTGAGAGTGGGAGAAACTGAGTCGTGTCTTCCCCTTCTTCTTTTATATAAACATGGTTTTTGCGCTCCGGTATGCATTCATCGCAACAGAATAGTTTTAACGGCATTTTACAGGCCTCGTATCTGCTTATTTTAAAGCTAGTTCTCCTTTTTCCCCAGTCCTGATCCGAATAACCTCATCAATGGACTCGACAAAAATCCTTCCGTCACCAATCTGGGCAGTCTGATTAACTTCAATAATGGTTTTAACCACCAAATCCACATCTTCGTCACTCACAACTACGCTCAGAAGTCTTTTGGGTATGTATTTCATACCGGTACTGTACCTTTTCGCAAGCAGCTTTGGTTGTATTCCAAAATTGAGCTCTCCCGAGATGCCTCTTTGCTTACCTTTTCCTAAAACTGGAATTGCCGTCATTGCGGGAAAGCCGATTTTATCCAATGCATCTTTCGTAGCCGACATCTTGTTAGGTCTGACAATCGCAGTAACTTCTTTCATACGGAACCCTCCAGGTGTTCAAAATTTCCGGCTTTCAGCATTATTATTCATAATCCTTTTGCGCCCGAGCTAATCGTGTATGCATCTTCAACCTTACTCACAA containing:
- a CDS encoding P-II family nitrogen regulator; protein product: MKEVTAIVRPNKMSATKDALDKIGFPAMTAIPVLGKGKQRGISGELNFGIQPKLLAKRYSTGMKYIPKRLLSVVVSDEDVDLVVKTIIEVNQTAQIGDGRIFVESIDEVIRIRTGEKGELALK